The sequence below is a genomic window from Cicer arietinum cultivar CDC Frontier isolate Library 1 chromosome 6, Cicar.CDCFrontier_v2.0, whole genome shotgun sequence.
GTTTGAAACTGCTGGAGAAGGAATCACTATTGCATTTGTTGACACTGGCATTGATCCTACACACCCTAGTTTTTCTGATAATGATAAATCTGAACATCCATTCCAAGTTTCTCCTCATTTTTCTGGAACCTGTGAGGTTACTCCGGATTTTCCATCTGGTTCTTGCAATAGGAAGCTTGTTGGGGCCCGGCATTTTGCAGCATCACTTATAACCAGAGGAATGTTTGATTCAACCGAGGACTGTGCTTCTCCTTTCGATGGTGATGGCCATGGCACGTGAGTATTTTGGCGCTTTGTCCATTCCTGTCAAGTGATATTTTGATGCACACAAATCGACAACAATTTAGATGGTTAACGCTGTTCAAATACATGGTTAATTACGTTCAAGGGATGACTAATGAATATAACAAGATGTCATAACTCATTAACTATCCATTGGTTGTAATTAACCACGATTTTGGACGTCATTGACCATGATTTTTAGGTgtttaaatataacaaatatccATTATAACCTTCCGAACATATTATGTTCAAATATACATGATTTTCGAGTTTTCAAATATACATGATATCTATTAACCACAATTTGTGTTTAAACATGCActggttaattttattttgtagatgGCCATTGAGTTGCCATACTttgttatattatattcattaaCCACCTACTATAGGTAATGAACCATGTATTTGAATGGAATTAACTGTCCAATTTGTTGTcgaattttgtttttttcattATGTTCAGATGGTTAATGAATTGTGACAccttattattttcatttaaacGTGTCCGTCTTCTATATGCATGTGAAATGGGGATATCAATATCAATCAATCTGTGATATGTAATATACAGGAACATAGCTTCTATTGCAGCTGGAAACCATGGAACTCCAGTGGTTGTTGCTGGGCATTATTTTGGAAATGCTAGTGGGATGGCTCCTCGTTCACAGTAACTACTCTTTAACATTAGTGAAAAATTAATTGTACCACTATTATAATCTTTGTGCCTGTTGTAATCTGTTTATGAGAGGAAGAAGTTGATAGCTTTTGCTTTTCAGAGAAGTGCTTGATTGAATTAAGGTTGCATTGAGAATCAAGATAACATAGACTAGCTCATCAATTCAGTGTAAAATGTTAGAACTCTAGATATTTGTTAGTACTTTGTAGGGTTCTTGGTTCTATGTATTAACTATGTCAGTGTTATGTGCATTTGGAAGATGTTTAGAAGTCACATTCATGTGAcgaattaattattataaacttGAGGAGCTTTAGAACATGTAAGGTTATAGAGAAACTAAGAAACTGagtttttgcatttttttattcaagaaaaacaaggcCTGTAAAAAAGGAATGTCATATCTATTCTGTCTTGGAGCTCTAATCATTTCATGCGAGCATgattggtttttattttattttagttttatgaatGCATTCCATTTCAATATTTTACAGCATTGCTGTTTACAAGGCACTATACAAGGAATTTGGAGGATTTGCTGCAGATGTTGTTGCAGCTATTGACCAGGTACACATAAAGACAGACAAGTGATTCAGTTCACAATTTTACATTTCTGATAAGGCTTAATGTtatgattaatttaattgtttacaGGCAGCTCAAGATAAGGTTGATATAATATGCTTATCAATCACTCCTAATAGGCTTCCTTCAGGCATTGCAACTTTCTTCAATCCAATAGATATGGCATTGTTGTCAGCTACAAAAGCTGGTATTTTTGTAGTGCAAGCTGCTGGAAATACTGGACCTTCGCCTATGAGCATGTCCTCCTTTAGTCCATGGATCTTTACTATCGGTGCCACCTCTCACGACCGCGTTTATAGAAACTCAATATTTCTTGGAAATAATGTGACTATACTTGGAGTTGGACTTGCACGTAAAATTCTGTTGCTCTTATCCTGGTTAGCCgtacattaattttattttagactaACTCTCCTAAGGAGTTGAGTATTATGTTTTAATGCTTGAAGTTCCTATAATGACTCAATTGTTCATGTATGCAATTATAAacaagattttaaatttttcttttattacttTTCCCAGCTGGCACATCTGAGAACACAATGTACAAACTGATTCATGCACACCATGCTTTGAACAATGACATAACAGTTGATGATGATATGTATGTTGGTGAGTGTCAAGATGCTAGTAAGTTCAATAAAGATTTGGTACAGGGCAACCTTCTGATGTGTAGCTACACAGTTCGATTTGTGCTTGGTCTCTCTAGTATTAACCAGGCCATAGAAACAGCAATGAATCTTAGTGCTGCTGGTGTTGTTTTTCCCATGAATCCTTCTGTGGATGGTTTTCAGCTTAACCCAACTCCAATGAAAATGCCTGGCATAATAATTCCATTTGCAAATGATTCCAAGGTGCATTGCCCATTTTCCCTCTTCAAAACAATATAGAATTTACACCCTGCCCTGCTATGTTTACATCCCTGATATTGTCCTTTTTTCATATTGGCTTTTATTTTACTAATGCAGCATATGTATATCATCTTTGATGTTTTCATTGTGTGTGTGTATTGTTTCAACTGTACAGATATTACTAGAATACTACAATTCTTCACTAGAAAAAGATGcgacttcaaaaaaaattgttaaacttGGGGCTGTTGCTAGTATTAATGGTGGATTTACAGAGAGCTATAGTAATGTTGCTCCAAAGGTTATGTATTACTCTGCCAGAGGACCAGATCCAGAGAACAGTATTCCTAATGAAGCTGACATTTTGAAACCTAATCTGGTAGCTCCTGGAAGTTTTATATGGGCTGCTTGGAGTTCTGTTGCCACTGATTCTGATGAATTTCTAGGTTTGCAAATACATAAACACATTTTACTATAAAGCAAATAGAAGTGCTAGCAAGTAGTAATGTAATCTTTTATTGGCTGAAATTCATGTTGGTTCCACACTTCCACTAACTTACGTGGGTCTCATTTCCTATGAGGTGGAATTGAAATCAATTCTCGAAGTGGTTCAATCCACAGTAATTTTGTTCAATATAACATAAGGAGTGTTAGAAACTTAGATTGTTTTGCTAGCACCCCTGTGTGCTTGAATGAGATGGTTTGAGTCTTTTCCCGCTTAACCAAAAGTCCTAAATTTGAATCTAGTCCTAGGAATGCAAGAGAGATTAGTCTTTGTAGTTACACGCAGAGAATACCTAGTTTACACCAAAAAAGTGTGCATTGCTAGCacttttctaaaacaaaatatagacaagcttaatttgtttttttttttcttttccatgttaagcacaatatattttttgaattatgatCCGTCCTAGGAaatgtgaattttaattttacatgtCAGTATAAAGTGAAATATGAATATGTGATCAATATTTTCTACCAATAGGTGAGAATTTTGCAATGATGTCTGGCACAAGCATGGCTGCACCTCATGTTGCCGGTCTTGCTGCACTAATCAAGCAAAAGTTTCCCAATTTGAGTCCTGCAGCCATTGGATCTGCACTTTCCACCACAGCATCTCTGTATGACAACAGTGCAAAGCCAATAATGGCTCAGCGGTCATATGCCTCCCCAGACTTAAACCAATCTCCAGCAACTCCCTTTGACATGGGAAGTGGTTTTGTAAATGCTACAGCAGCATTAAACCCGGGATTGCTTTTTGATTCAAGTAAGTCACTTATTGAACTTCTGAATCACTATTTATTTAACTGCAATAAGTATATATAAGCTTATTTGACTTGTGTCTATTTCATGTACTTCATTGTAGGCTATGATGATTACATGTCTTTTCTATGTGGTATCAATGGTTCAGCTTCTGCAGTACTAAGCTACACTGGTCAGAATTGTTTGGTTTTTAATTCTACTGAATATGGCTCTGATCTAAACTTGCCCTCAATCACAATAGCAAGGTTGAACCAATCTAGAGTAGTGCAGAGAACAATACAGAACATTGCTGAAAGTGAAACTTATAGTGTAGGTTGGAGTTCTCCATATGGGGTTTCAGTGAAAGTAACTCCAACTCGCTTCTCTATTGACAAAGGGGAGACACAAGTTTTATCTGTGATCTTTAATGCAACTACCAACAGCTCTATTGCCAGCTTTGGAAGGATTGGATTGTTTGGTAATCAAGGTCATGTAGTCAACATTCCTGTGTCAATCATTGTTAAAATCTCACTATGAGAAGATAGTAATTAGCATGGGTAGTGTTTTGCTTATTCAGTAATTCATCTCAATTTTGCTgtgtctttttaattttatccttTCATTGAGTACAAAATTATTGGTCAAAGTTTTATTTACCTCTCAATTTTTCtgtttaaaatcctaatttattttttatttttctcctaTTCTTTTCTTTGTCGggtaaaatatatgataaatattaaataacttCATTAACTCACACACAACTATGAATTCTATGTTTGAATCTGGAACAAAAtactcaatttaataatattgatatttattacTTAAACTAAGACTTAAAGATTTATACTCTTTTACGTcgatttatatatttaacacATAAGACGTCTTAATTTTTACTAAGAACAATTTTTTTAcctagttttaaatttttatttagtcaAATGCATCATGAGTTatattaatctttttaaaattatgctataaatatcaaatatttattattgtttaatgaTGACTAATATGTGTCGAGAAATCTGTTAAAAGATATAAC
It includes:
- the LOC101511454 gene encoding subtilisin-like protease SBT2.2, which codes for MFGVGLLSKTQMDNTCEAHLGVLCFLGMLLIMPSSCQDDLDAATSGSAVYIVTLRQAPISHYQDELTRVGNHFRHGASGRTRFQKPRHQNVTKTDNRHGFNIAQVHDSLLKKVFKGEKYIKLYSYHYLINGFSVLVTQQQAERLSRRREVSNVVLDFSVRTATTHTPQFLGLPQGAWFQSGGFETAGEGITIAFVDTGIDPTHPSFSDNDKSEHPFQVSPHFSGTCEVTPDFPSGSCNRKLVGARHFAASLITRGMFDSTEDCASPFDGDGHGTNIASIAAGNHGTPVVVAGHYFGNASGMAPRSHIAVYKALYKEFGGFAADVVAAIDQAAQDKVDIICLSITPNRLPSGIATFFNPIDMALLSATKAGIFVVQAAGNTGPSPMSMSSFSPWIFTIGATSHDRVYRNSIFLGNNVTILGVGLAPGTSENTMYKLIHAHHALNNDITVDDDMYVGECQDASKFNKDLVQGNLLMCSYTVRFVLGLSSINQAIETAMNLSAAGVVFPMNPSVDGFQLNPTPMKMPGIIIPFANDSKILLEYYNSSLEKDATSKKIVKLGAVASINGGFTESYSNVAPKVMYYSARGPDPENSIPNEADILKPNLVAPGSFIWAAWSSVATDSDEFLGENFAMMSGTSMAAPHVAGLAALIKQKFPNLSPAAIGSALSTTASLYDNSAKPIMAQRSYASPDLNQSPATPFDMGSGFVNATAALNPGLLFDSSYDDYMSFLCGINGSASAVLSYTGQNCLVFNSTEYGSDLNLPSITIARLNQSRVVQRTIQNIAESETYSVGWSSPYGVSVKVTPTRFSIDKGETQVLSVIFNATTNSSIASFGRIGLFGNQGHVVNIPVSIIVKISL